A genomic region of Gossypium hirsutum isolate 1008001.06 chromosome D01, Gossypium_hirsutum_v2.1, whole genome shotgun sequence contains the following coding sequences:
- the LOC107921529 gene encoding RHOMBOID-like protein 10, chloroplastic — MGSTLPQPFPFKWDLPTEEPTFHLITTAASLRLGNLLRHQLHLGFHLRSSFKKLCHLCNVPRLNHVWSETISNFMGIGNFRFANDVVCSSCSSYLCFFNGGEQRKYFGNEGNSGSSKMDTSRRNSFNTRKWTNILLAINVLIYVAQLATQGKLLLWGAKINSLIDKGQIWRLATYSLLHANIGHLMVNCYSLNSIGPTVENLSGPRRFLAVYLTSAISSAATSYWFCKAPAVGASGAIFGLVGSVAVFVMRHRYMIRDAKEDLQHIAQVIFLNMVIGLMSRGIDNWGHLGGLLGGAAVSWLIGPAWKYESMASDGRRIFSDQPPLFYLTDRKWKP; from the exons ATGGGGTCAACTCTGCCTCAGCCATTCCCCTTCAAGTGGGATTTACCAACTGAAGAACCCACTTTTCATCTCATCACCACTGCCGCTTCTCTCCGCCTCGGCAACCTTCTCCGCCATCAGCTCCACCTAGGGTTCCACCTCCGCTCCTCGTTCAAG AAACTCTGTCATCTATGTAATGTGCCTAGATTGAATCATGTATGGTCTGAAACAATTTCCAACTTCATGGGAATTGGCAATTTTCGGTTTGCAAATGATGTTGTCTGTTCCTCGTGTTCATCTTACTTATGTTTCTTCAATGGGggagaacaaagaaaatattttgGAAATGAGGGTAATAGTGGATCATCCAAGATGGATACTTCCAGGAGAAATTCATTCAACACAAGGAAATGGACCAACATCCTTTTAGCTATTAATGTCTT AATTTATGTTGCACAACTGGCAACACAAGGGAAGCTCTTGCTTTGGGGAGCTAAG ATTAATAGTCTTATTGACAAAGGACAGATTTGGAGGCTGGCCACATATTCTCTTTTGCATGCAAATATAGGGCACCTTATG GTCAATTGTTATTCTTTGAATTCTATTGGACCTACTGTGGAGAATTTAAGTGGTCCAAGGAGATTTCTTGCAGTTTACTTGACATCTGCTATTTCAA GTGCCGCTACAAGTTACTGGTTCTGCAAAGCACCCGCAGTTGGTGCATCAGGCGCAATCTTTGGATTG GTTGGTTCTGTTGCTGTGTTTGTCATGAGGCATAGATATATGATCAGAGATGCCAAAGAAGATCTGCAACACATAGCACAAGTTATTTTCCTAAACATG GTTATTGGACTAATGTCAAGAGGCATTGATAATTGGGGTCAT CTAGGAGGCTTGCTTGGAGGAGCAGCAGTGTCTTGGCTTATAGGACCTGCATGGAAGTACGAATCTATGGCCAGTGATGGCCGAAGAATATTCTCAGACCAACCACCACTTTTTTACCTTACTGACAGAAAATGGAAACCTTGA
- the LOC121213964 gene encoding transcription factor KUA1, whose amino-acid sequence MFLEGLRKLGKGNWKGISENYVTSRTPIQVASHAQKYFLRLQHASNNKEKRRPDFPTYQSRIQPMAEEVTPNVMQSLPFLHTMNYAGPRHGYIGKAHVAVCAPADHPSPRLVQDNMFRAGPGASSTEKDLLELKIAPPQSSNSTTLQSQPFIRVIN is encoded by the exons ATGTTTTTGGAAGGTTTGAGAAAGTTGGGAAAAGGTAACTGGAAAGGAATTTCAGAGAATTATGTAACCAGTAGGACCCCAATTCAAGTTGCAAGCCATGCCCAAAAATATTTTCTCAGGCTGCAGCATGCCAGTAACAATAAGGAGAAACGCAGACCTGATTTTCCAACCTATCAGTCAAGGATTCAACCCATG GCAGAAGAAGTAACTCCAAATGTGATGCAATCTCTGCCATTTCTGCATACAATGAATTATGCTGGACCGCGCCATGGTTACATCGGTAAAGCCCATGTAGCCGTCTGTGCGCCAGCTGATCACCCTTCGCCGAGGTTAGTTCAGGACAACATGTTTCGAGCAGGCCCTGGTGCTTCATCAACAGAAAAAGATCTTTTGGAGCTCAAGATTGCTCCCCCTCAATCATCAAATAGCACAACTCTACAATCTCAGCCGTTCATTAGGGTAATTAATTAG